GCTGTTGCATCCCCAGGTCTTCTGGGACATAATTTGATAGGGATTTTCTGCAACATTTTTATAACGAAAGGCTAACATGTAAGCAAACAAGTATACATAAAGAGGAAGCAGCTGCGAAAACTGtaaatgcaagaaaaaaaacACCTTGCCACAAGCCTTTTCAAATGCAGCAACCATTTCAAGCACAGATGTACCTTTTCCAGTTCCCAAGTTATAAACTGTAAAACCTATTGCCAGAGACAACAAAACATAATTCAATAATGAAACAGTCAGAGTTAACAGGTGACTCCTGGTTAAAgtgtaaataaaatatgatcacCTATATCTTCATCTGTAAATAGCTTCTTAAGAGCAGCAATATGACCATCAGCTAAGTCCATAACATGGATGTAGTCTCGGACCTGTCCAATAACAGAAGACAGTTAATTAATAGGCAAAAATTTTCATCTGTATATATGGTTGAGGGCTGGCTGGTGCACCAGGAAAGCCTCACAGACCAAGCAGGACAATTGCCAACAGTAATCTAATATCTTTAATGCAAAACAGAACCGCAATAGTTCACATACCGCAGTACCATCCTTTGTCGGATAATCATGACCATAAACATTAAGCTCAGGCAATCTACCAACAGCTACTTGGTGTAAGTAGGGCATCAGATTGTTTGGGATACCTTTGGGATCTTCACCAAGCTTACCGCTCTCATGAGCCCCAACAGGATTGAAGTACCTCAGTGCAATTATTCTCCATTCTGGATCTGCCTTCTGGACATCTTTACCCATTTCTTCACAATAAACctgtaaaataacaatttaagcTGAAAGCATCAAAAGGTTAATCCTAAAAGGAAACAACTTTCTGGACACAACATTGAATACCTTGGTCCGTCCATAAGGATTCATAGGTATATAAGGGAAGTCCTCAACACAAGGTACTTTTCCAGGTTGTCCATAAACAGTTGCAGATGATGAGAACACCATCTATAATGGGAAAAAGACAATGAATCAGTGTTGTTGTCAATTGGGCAAAGCAATCTCTGATCAATATGCAGTAACATTTATGTCAGTGAAAGCAATTGATATTGGCTAAGTAATTTCAAGAAGAGAAATTATGATATGTATAAATTGCAAAATCAATAAGAGATGGGAAAATAGACCAAACCTTCTTAACCTTGTGCTTGGCCATAACCTGATATAGGTTAATGGTTCCAATCAAATTATTGTCAAAGTATCGGAAAGGATGTTGCATACTCTCCCCAACAGCCTTAAGGGCACCAAAGTGGATCACAGCATCATATCTATGACAttattatatacaaaacttACATTAAAAACTGTTCTGTTTCATGatctcaaattatatactaaaggaaaaataaaaaaaaacccataagaaaaaaatctaaaaaatttagaagCATCAAATTAAACTTACCTATTCAGCGAAAAAACCTTCTCCAATTCATCAATATTCCTAAGATCGACCtgaaaattaaggaaaaaaaataaatattttgataaatcatGACAGGATTATGGAAATTCTTAATCATTGAAACGTGATACCTTATAAAGTTGAAGTTTCTTAGCAAGACTAGGACCCACCAATTCCTTAACGTTATCGACAGCTTCCATGACAGAATTATAGAAGTTATCAATCATGGAAACCCTATAACCCTCTTGAAGGAGCTGAACGGAACAGTGAGTACCAATGTACCCAGCACCACCAGTGACAAGAATGTGTTGTTCTGAAGACCCCATTGctaacaaaagaagaaaaaaaaaaacgaagagtaaaagtttaaataaatggACTGAAGTTCAGAAAGGCGTAGAAATGCtgtctttttataaaaataaaagagtgaCGTGTTTGAGAGATTCAAGGAGATAGTTGTGGATAAGCACAAAGGCCAAACCAAAGAGACTTACTCTGGAACAAAGAACACTCAGAGAAGTCTTCAACTTGCTCTTGTTTAACAAATGCGGTTAATTCGCGcgctttttctttttaatttaatttaatataatttttttatttctcctaGGATAGAAAAGTTTGGACTTTGGACTTAACGTAAGTGTCCCCCTAATCTTATCTTGATTTGAGCATGATGATtcttaattatcatatttagaTACTAATCATAATAAGatggttcaaatttaaaagttaaaactgATAGAGGATCAATTATTCCCTCAATCAGAAGGCCCTCTGATTTCTCTATAtctaattatcaaataatttattttaacactaattttttttgggtatcttgcttttctataaatataataagatgATATGGATAACAGGATAAGGATTTAtccttatatattatatttaggtTGTTGTCTTCCATTAGATTGGATAAGGATGTCAAAATATTAGTCAATAGTCAGAATAACTTCAAATTCTGGAGATATTTAGCTGATTCACTTCTCCCCCTATTTGTCTCTCCAACTATTAATACTCCTAAATCtttcaagtttttatatattattagggCATTTGATTGagagtttataaaataataatctttttattttagtaataaaatattttttaaactaaacctcTCTTAGGATATAATGATTAGTTTCTTCATAAAATGCATAGAATTAGCgattatatattttactaaattatttgctttttgtattaatatattttaagattagagtatgatgaaaatattttagataacaTACATATTGAGTGAGAAATTTTATTGGAGACAGACTAGTTTTATGTCTctaaacaataattttagattttcaaagtaaaaGTTTAGGTTTTAGCCtctattcaattcaaattaaatcatttatcaCACCTAGTCACAAAATATGTTATAAGAATATTGACTATGATCAATttcaaatagaaataaataatattgaaattttcgAGTTCAAAGATTTTGCAATCTAGAAAcaagcaaagaagaaaaaaaatctcaacTTTATGGCAACTAAAAACCACTCCAATTCCCATATTGTTCTTCCTCTCCCACAGTCAACAATTTTTCTCAACTCTCTTTTGCTCCGGAgggttaattgattttatagaCATTTTTAACTATGAAGAAGAAACTCCCTGCAGCAAAAGAAGTACACAAGAGTAAGCCTTGCGCTAGGAAAGGGTAATAATGAATGAGTGATCGAAAATAATAATGCGATTGAGTGCAAGAAGTTAAGAACAtagtaaaaacaaagaaatattacATAACATGATGTATTTATTATGGCTCAATTTGTTGTACAAGAATCTATGTCCAAAGTTATGTATTTTGCTCTGATCGGAATTTAGTTGGTTAAGAAATCTATTAATCCCCTTTTACCTTAGtgcattaatatatttaatatatttattagaccaaaaaaaaaaaagattaattaagttaaaattagataaaagatATGACAAGATCATAAtacatatctaaaataaaagataaagattATCATTCTTTTTAACTTAGAAATTAAAAggtattaattatatataattaatgttatggtgaaaataaaaggttaaaataaaaaatccaaaagaaataataaaaatacaaaagattaTGTTAGAAATATACTCTTACTAACGATGTATAATTAATCATACGGGGGAAAATTAAAAGGttagtatataaaattaaaaaacacataataaaaatataataacaaatatatgtaattaaaagttaaatgacaatgaatatttgaatttttaaaatttaatcaattgaGAGTTTAGGGGTACACTAAAACTGAGGGTGGGAAAAATATGCCATCATCTGTAGGAGACTTCCCAACTCCATAAAGAAAGTTAACTCCACCATACATGCGTAGAGAAGTTTCAATAAAGAAGTGAAGGTTTTGTTGCCATATGTAAACTAAAAAAGCATTAAGGTCAAAATCTATATGACcaacttatttaattaatttttctagttGAATGGTTTATCCTTGATGAATTGATAGAGTAGAATTAAAAGTGTTAACTAACTAATTTTTAACTTCTACTGTTGTTGAATTGTCATTCATATTCAATGGTTTAAAAATGAGATAATAAAactactaataaaattatgtgtattcattttggatatacaaatgtgtatatatttatatatgtcattatatgattggatgattttgaattaaagataaaacaatatctaatcatataatgagatatataaatatatatatatatatttgtatatccaaaataagtacgtataatattactttaaaattataacaaaattctgggaactaaaagaaaattaattaccTAATGAAAACCTAAACTTTATGAAATAACACATATTTTTCGTGAACATTATACTTTTCATACATTTGTGCACTAACCTAGGAGAACTTGGGAGTTCATTTTTCACTAACATTTCAAATTCTCGTAAAGAATCATATCACTTCTTTGCATAAGCAACAAATACTATTCAGTGTACGTAGCTCATGTGTTAAACGATTCTAGATTCCCTCAAATCTATCAAAATAGTTGTCACGTATAACTAAAAACTTTTcatagaaaacaataatttgtttatgttgGTGATTAGATTTGCATCAATGAGTAGTATATTGAATTGCTCTAAAATTTACTGCAAAAAGGTGAAGATACATAAGAAGTTAAAAAAGTAATTGATTTTTAACGTGATTTAGTCGGAAAACCAAAACCCTATATCTATGgtagtaatattattttattaatatttaaagacAAACAATATTACAGTGCTAGGATACTAGTGAGATGTTATAACTGTCTCTCATTTGCTTTTCTACTTTCTTGAATTTATACTAGTGGAGAATAGAGTTATATGtataactatttaaataaaGCACAAAGTTATATGATTTGATGTGTGTTGTTGTGATTGAAATCACTTTCGTTGTGTGAAGTggttttaaaataacaaaaaattgttattcACTACAAAGAGAATGTAAAAGTCGTTAAATAATGACTCTTGTTTCTCTAATacaatttttggataaaattggGCATTGTTTGTTTTCTCTTGACCTAGAACTAACATAACATTTATTTGCTAATTGCTTATTGTTTTCATGGATGTGATATTCACAAATTTCACTCAAGAGTTATTTTGACCACATAATAATTACTCTTGGGTCCTTGGATTGTGAGCAGACTTATATAAACTCTTTCCTTTAACTATATGATCTAATAATatagggcaaaggactatttcccacctaacttttgatgcgttttcaaaatgctACCCACGGTAGataaaaatccacttttcccatcCATGAGGCATTAATttggatgatatctgtttgcataagggtaaaagatattttacccttgttagatgaaatgacaaaaatacccctcaatttagtctacaaaattcatcccaaaattgatgtaagGGTTTTCTctttcaccccccttaggttttagaaattaatatttcaccctacctaaagtttttaaactttgaaaactaacattttcacccccaaaccttcGTCGACTCCACCCAGATCTCTTCGTCTCTTGTCGCGTCGTCCAGACGCTACGACGAAGCGTCGttcttcgtctgttcttccaaaTTTGGACGATATTTTGTCATCCAGATTTGGgtgacgaagggtcgtccttcgtcatcctttgtagtcggagatgggagatcgatcgaTTGTGTCGGTCGTCGGTGgcggccggagaaggaagcaaaccctaggggtgaaatttaaacttttcaaactttgatgatgggttatttattagtttttaaaacctggagggggaaaacggtaaaattttaaagttttaaagttataaatagtaaatgacgattttgcccctatccctaactgaaaaattggatggtagtttggtcatgagtggaaaaagtgaattttcatctgtcgtgggtggcattttgaaaacacatcaaaagttaggtgggaaataatccttctCCCAATAATATATGGGTGATCATGATCTTTTGTTATTAACATGATATATCTTTTTAGGTAATTATTAACAAGATGACTTCTCTTAGGTATTTAATGTGATGCATGCACATACCGTGCATGTATTGAGTCAATTAAGATCTTCATAATatgtgtacacacacacacatatatatatatatatagagagagagagagagagagagagagagagagatatgtgtgtgtatatatatatatagagagagagaaagagagagatattATTAACTTATATGAGAAAAAAGCTCCCCTTGTCCCACCTCCAACCAATGAAATTTCTATACATTCCCTGCCCGGCAGGACTA
Above is a genomic segment from Mangifera indica cultivar Alphonso chromosome 3, CATAS_Mindica_2.1, whole genome shotgun sequence containing:
- the LOC123210331 gene encoding bifunctional UDP-glucose 4-epimerase and UDP-xylose 4-epimerase 1-like isoform X1, giving the protein MGSSEQHILVTGGAGYIGTHCSVQLLQEGYRVSMIDNFYNSVMEAVDNVKELVGPSLAKKLQLYKVDLRNIDELEKVFSLNRYDAVIHFGALKAVGESMQHPFRYFDNNLIGTINLYQVMAKHKVKKMVFSSSATVYGQPGKVPCVEDFPYIPMNPYGRTKVYCEEMGKDVQKADPEWRIIALRYFNPVGAHESGKLGEDPKGIPNNLMPYLHQVAVGRLPELNVYGHDYPTKDGTAVRDYIHVMDLADGHIAALKKLFTDEDIGFTVYNLGTGKGTSVLEMVAAFEKACGKKIPIKLCPRRPGDATAVYAATDKAQKELGWKPKYGVEEMCRDQWNWAKKNPMGYQKKA
- the LOC123210331 gene encoding bifunctional UDP-glucose 4-epimerase and UDP-xylose 4-epimerase 1-like isoform X2, whose product is MGSSEQHILVTGGAGYIGTHCSVQLLQEGYRVSMIDNFYNSVMEAVDNVKELVGPSLAKKLQLYKVDLRNIDELEKVFSLNRYDAVIHFGALKAVGESMQHPFRYFDNNLIGTINLYQVMAKHKVKKMVFSSSATVYGQPGKVPCVEDFPYIPMNPYGRTKVYCEEMGKDVQKADPEWRIIALRYFNPVGAHESGKLGEDPKGIPNNLMPYLHQVAVGRLPELNVYGHDYPTKDGTAVRDYIHVMDLADGHIAALKKLFTDEDIGFTVYNLGTGKENPYQIMSQKTWGCNSCLCCH